The following proteins are encoded in a genomic region of Triticum dicoccoides isolate Atlit2015 ecotype Zavitan chromosome 1B, WEW_v2.0, whole genome shotgun sequence:
- the LOC119341687 gene encoding phospholipase A1-Igamma1, chloroplastic-like yields MPSPSPMAPLSCRDLSPQLSSLPHRRTAAATTHTQISLRRAPAPRTPLTTAKRLQLPSAATRDDALASLVGQLEQNLTQDEEEDDLYLPDDASSGRRRGAQKHQDELPARWREIHGSDDWAGLLDPMDPLLRSELIRYGELAQACYDAFDYDLASRYCGSCKYPRRAFFERLGMPDAARGYAVTRYLYATSNFRFPNFFSGKSRADAKLWSQRANWIGYVAVSTDEESARLGRRDIAIAWRGTITRLEWVSDLMDYLRPVADEGIPCPDPEVKVESGFVDLYTDKDPSCRFCKYSAREQVLVEVRKLVAHYTALGEDVSITVTGHSLGSSLAILSAYDIAESAANLSNGKRAAVCVYSFSGPRVGNGRFRERFEGELGVKALRVTNVHDNVPRMPGIFLNEGVPEMVRRVAEGLRMPWCYSHVGVELALDHKRSPFLKDTLDPGCSHNLEAHLHLLDGYHGSGERFVLASGRDPALVNKASDFLKDHHCVPPYWRQDENKGMVRAPDGRWIQPDRRGHLDDDHHHDGHHVVDGDHHGHFRLFRQP; encoded by the exons ATGCCATCGCCTTCCCCAATGGCGCCACTTTCCTGCCGTGACCTCTCCCCGCAGCTCTCCTCCCTCCCGcaccgccgcaccgccgccgccaccacccacacACAAATCTCCCTCCGACGCGCTCCAGCCCCGCGCACACCACTCACCACCGCCAAAAGACTGCAGCTCCCCTCCGCGGCCACCAGGGACGACGCGCTCGCCTCCCTCGTCGGCCAGCTAGAGCAGAACCTCACCCAAGACGAGGAAGAGGACGACCTGTACCTTCCCGACGATGCTTCGTCCGGCCGGCGCCGCGGAGCACAGAAGCACCAGGACGAGCTGCCCGCACGGTGGCGGGAGATCCACGGCAGCGACGACTGGGCGGGGCTTCTTGACCCGATGGACCCGCTGCTCCGCTCCGAGCTCATCCGCTACGGCGAGCTCGCGCAGGCCTGCTACGACGCCTTCGACTACGACCTGGCCTCCCGCTACTGCGGCAGCTGTAAGTACCCGCGGCGCGCCTTCTTCGAGCGGCTGGGCATGCCCGACGCGGCGCGGGGCTACGCCGTCACCCGCTACCTGTACGCCACGTCCAACTTCCGCTTCCCCAACTTCTTCTCCGGGAAGTCCCGCGCCGACGCCAAGCTCTGGAGCCAGCGCGCGAACTGGATCGGCTACGTGGCCGTGTCCACCGACGAGGAATCCGCGCGGCTGGGCCGGCGCGACATCGCCATCGCGTGGCGCGGCACCATCACGCGGCTCGAGTGGGTGTCGGACCTCATGGACTACCTCCGGCCCGTCGCCGACGAGGGCATCCCGTGCCCGGACCCCGAGGTGAAGGTGGAGTCCGGCTTCGTGGACCTCTACACCGACAAGGACCCCTCCTGCCGCTTCTGCAAGTACTCCGCTCGGGAGCAGGTCCTGGTGGAGGTCCGCAAGCTCGTTGCCCACTACACCGCCCTCGGCGAGGACGTGAGCATCACCGTCACCGGCCACAGCCTCGGCAGCTCGCTCGCCATCCTCAGCGCCTATGACATCGCCGAGTCCGCCGCCAACCTCTCCAACGGCAAG AGGGCGGCGGTGTGCGTGTACTCCTTCTCGGGGCCGCGGGTGGGGAACGGGCGGTTCAGGGAGCGGTTCGAGGGGGAGCTCGGGGTGAAGGCGCTGCGGGTGACGAACGTGCACGACAACGTGCCGCGGATGCCGGGGATCTTCCTGAACGAGGGGGTGCCGGAGATGGTGCGGCGGGTGGCGGAGGGGCTGCGGATGCCGTGGTGCTACAGCCACGTCGGCGTGGAGCTCGCCCTCGACCACAAGCGCTCGCCGTTCCTCAAGGACACGCTCGACCCCGGCTGCTCCCACAACCTGGAGGCGCACCTGCACCTCCTCGACGG GTACCATGGCAGCGGGGAGCGGTTCGTGCTGGCGAGCGGGCGCGACCCGGCGCTGGTGAACAAGGCGTCCGACTTCCTCAAGGACCACCACTGCGTGCCGCCCTACTGGCGCCAGGACGAGAACAAGGGCATGGTCCGCGCACCCGACGGCCGCTGGATCCAGCCCGACCGCCGTGGCCACCTGGACGACGATCATCACCACGACGGTCACCACGTCGTCGACGGCGACCACCACGGCCACTTCCGCCTCTTCCGCCAGCCGTGA